In Melitaea cinxia chromosome 4, ilMelCinx1.1, whole genome shotgun sequence, a single genomic region encodes these proteins:
- the LOC123670059 gene encoding protein ILRUN: protein MDVDGSAGEISQNLGEIDQNLLLQFSCMNTTDREELISQMQRLLGPTLNYNTASFFLDMSNWNLQAAICCYLDYSIPTKLPSMSLKAAQNQESAVGPSTYFEQNWSIANTGTEAWPGSCRLIQAGGEPLGAVPLYVPPLLPGHSTNVSMKLLAPSVAGVHRGYFHLISDKGEQIGDTLWVEVTVESEVTMALAEQMAALPVPSSRLDDTVPQATPQDDKMC, encoded by the exons ATGGATGTTGACGGTTCAGCTGGCGAGATAAGTCAGAATCTTGGAGAGATAGATCAAAACCTCCTCCTGCAGTTTAGTTGTATGAACACTACTGATAGAGAAGAGCTCATAAGTCAAATGCAGAGACTTTTAGGTCCCACTTTGAACTATAATACAGCTAGTTTTTTCTTGGATATGAGCAATTG gaATTTGCAAGCAGCAATATGTTGTTATTTAGATTATAGTATACCTACAAAGCTTCCATCAATGTCATTGAAAGCAGCTCAAAATCAAGAATCTGCAGTTGGACCATCAACTTA TTTTGAACAAAATTGGAGTATTGCTAACACAGGAACTGAGGCATGGCCGGGTAGCTGTAGGTTAATTCAAGCGGGTGGTGAACCTTTGGGAGCAGTACCACTTTATGTACCACCTTTGCTTCCCGGACATTCCACAAACGTTAGCATGAAACTGTTAGCACCAAGTGTTGCCGGTGTACACCGAGGCTACTTCCATTTGATTTCAGATAAAGGGGAACAAATTGGag ATACATTATGGGTAGAAGTAACAGTAGAATCTGAAGTGACAATGGCTCTAGCTGAGCAGATGGCCGCCTTACCAGTACCTAGTAGTAGATTGGACGATACAGTACCTcag
- the LOC123670523 gene encoding transcription factor IIIA-like yields MDQQEQDLKKIYACPFSGCTSVFNRPYRLEQHQLVHINFKPFACPEPNCSKTYTNKSHLDRHIKSAHKEIETDFIYSCPKCMKKYANRQNLKRHIKVSHIENNKPFSCDMCRVNFKKKHQLRAHMHVHNGIKSFRCPYCDKEFVTLYEKKKHMRNHKTYLCEHCDIKFNRWTELTTHKRKEHQSEYICHECGKLYRKRSHIIRHLKKHFPSRRKTFSCPYESCNRKYSRNSNLQQHIRIKHLGLTFDCSTCGAKLSTKSTLKEHMKRHTRPKIIKNVKKTLKSGRKKRKDENTMKKSSALKLAGISEKDVIETSIVPIVEKPFVCC; encoded by the exons atggatCAGCAGgaacaagatttaaaaaaaatatatgcttgTCCATTTTCTGGATGCACTTCAGTGTTTAATAGACCGTACAGATTAGAACAGCATCAATTAGTGCATATAAATTTC AAACCCTTTGCGTGCCCTGAACCAAACTGTTCTAAGacatatacaaacaaaagtcaCTTAGACCGGCACATCAAAAGTGCGCATAAAGAAATTGAAACTGATTTCATTTACAG ctgtccaaaatgtatgaaaaagtatgcaaacagacaaaatttgAAAAGGCATATAAAAGTTAGCCACATTGAAAACAACAAGCCATTTTCATGTGATATGTGCAGAGTTAACTTCAAGAAAAAACATCAACTACGAGCTCACATGCATGTACACAATGGAATAAAATCATTTAG atGTCCATACTGTGATAAAGAATTTGTTACTTTATATGAGAAGAAAAAGCACATGAGAAATCATAAAACGTATTTGTGTGAACATTGTGATATTAAGTTTAATCGTTGGACGGAACTCACAACTCATAAAAGAAAGGAACATCAGTCCG AATACATATGCCATGAATGTGGGAAACTTTACAGAAAAAGATCACATATCATACGACATCTTAAAAAACATTTCCCCAGTAGAAGAAAAACATTTTCTTGTCCTTACGAAAGTTGTAACAG GAAATATTCACGTAACAGCAATTTACAACAACATATAAGGATAAAACACCTAGGTCTTACCTTTGATTGTTCAACTTGTGGAGCTAAATTGTCAACAAAG TCAACTTTAAAGGAACATATGAAAAGACACACTCGacctaaaataataaagaacgttaaaaaaactttaaaatctggtcggaaaaaaagaaaagacgaaaatacaatgaaaaaatcATCTGCCCTCAAACTAGCTGGAATTAGCGAGAAGGATGTAATAGAAACGTCTATTGTACCTATCGTTGAAAAGCCTTTCGTATGTTGCTAA